In the Glycine max cultivar Williams 82 chromosome 6, Glycine_max_v4.0, whole genome shotgun sequence genome, ataCGTAACATTGAGACATAAGTCTAtcagaaatttgatttttcatggtgtcatttctcttgactttgttaagtcagaaaataatattagcTTATAAAAGAACTGATGGGTCAACAAGTACTTGAGTCCTCGAGGGGAATGAGACTAGAGCCTAGTATTTAGTGACAACAATGGACACTCGTCTCCGTGTGATTGGTGATCCTATGAATAGAATTCAACGGGTAACAACAAAATTGCTTGTTGACCAAAgtacactaaaataaaattttatggaaTTGCTCAgtttctcattcctatgactaggtgtattataaattaaggcaatattaaggttgatgtatttatatatgtgtattttttggtaaaaaaaaaatccctgaATGAATTCGATGACAATTATTGTGGGGGTGAAGGTCACAGACCACTAtttgaggattcacctagtgagtgtggTGGTGGGGCCGCCACTGTGAGATATGAGCTAATCTCTAAGTGACACCCGCGAAATAAAATACATGCGCAAGATCGTGTAACGTGTTACCACTGATTAGAACCTAAATGAACGTTAATATTGTAGGAGTTGTGTACTGAAATTCAGTTAAAAAATGTGCAATTCAAGACAATTAAGTCATTACATTTTTCTCGGGTGAAAGTTTACAAACACTACGTATAAGACTCAAACCCGGAAAATTCCTTATAccgaaatacaatatcacatgctctttcttttacgtttctatacaaattattttaaattttaaattatgttggggaatgttagtaaatatttgttttataatttaaaatttataaaaatatattactcattaattatgtttttataaaataaattatttgttttagaatgTAAAATTAGATTTCATTCCTATCTTTTCTGCCAAGATTTTGCTTTAATGAGTcaattttatgtatttgttaCGTTTGGTTTGATATCAATTTCTAACGGTCAGATTTTTGTTGTTGCATAAGGGGGTCTATGCCTATATATATCACTTTTCCCCTCTCTAGAAAAACACACAAGCAGATAAACAATTTGATTTCattctctctaaatttttttctttattttcttataaaaacttattgttgAGAGCAAGAGCATTTGTGTTTAAAAGGTTCGGGGATCCTTTCGTTGTATACCAACACGTTATAATATGAGAAAGGAGCACAATCAGATTTTCCTACAAGTGCAGTAAGAACGTTTTTTCTTTAAGAATAACGTTTGTACGCTTCAAcccaaactaattaaaaaaaaattcttaatttttttcttttgtacttattatataatatattgcaTTATTGATTCATGTTATGTTAACTGAAGTTATTTTactattgttatttttgttatttagtttAAGACTTTGCATCctcttctcatttattttatttttattttctaaccaTTTTACACCAGACAAGAGAAGTTTGTTTGATTGGCATAATTTCCAAACCATAAGCATCATCACCCATGTACACTTTAATATTCATAACCTTTTGTCCTGAAAATGCAAGGGCATTAATATTCTCCAGATCTCTTTTTAACTCTAAATTTGGGTCCTTTCTTGCAAAACAGTCCATCTTGACGGTTCAAATTAAAGATCATGCAAAGGCTACAATATAGTAAGTGACAACGCATGAATCACAAGTTTCATCGAAATTAAGATACACAACATACCAACAGCACACAAGAAATTGCTTTCACTTCAATTTGCGACATTCTTATGATTCTCATggaaaatacataacaaaaactacatttttcatataaaagcAAACACAAATCCAAGAAactacattatatatatatatatatatatatatatatatatatatatatatatatattattatgagGTTAAACAGTCgaagtatataaatattttttaatctgcaACAAGATCTATCTTGATGCCTCCAATTTGGACACGCCCTTTCCCATACCTCGGAACCAACGTCACCACAACACTATCATCATCTTCTGCTTCCAATTCTTCCAACAAATCTGTCAGTCCCAGCCTCAAACAAGTGATAATCTTCTTATTTTTGTGCTTATGCGAATGAGGCACAGTCACAAAGCTTCCTGCATACTCCGAATCTTCTGGCTGAATCTGCTTATCATCTTCATCATTAATAAGCACATCAAATTTCACTGGTATGTTGCTGTCATACTCAACCCCTTCAATCACAAGaacctcctcttcctcttccttctccttcttgcTCCTCGACTTTTTTGGCCTCTTCACCACTATGCTCACAACTGAATCCAACACCAATGGGAACTGAACATTCCTCGAAGTCTCAGCAGCACGTGCTACACCAGTATTAAAATGTGGTCCTAGTGCTACCTTTTGAACCCTCGACCTACGCGGTGAAGGCTTAGATTTTAACCATGGAATTTCAACATCTTGGTAAACATATCCTAGCTTTCTTGTGTCAAGACAATCCTTGACCTTCACACGCACAAGGTTCTTATTCTCATCGTAGAAGAGGAGCCCAGATTCCAACCAATCTGAGTCGGTGAAATCCCTTCTCTTCCCACCAAGTGTTTTCCATATAGACCACATCCTATCAACATTGGAATGGTGAGAATAGAAAATAGGATCTCTTGCAGCAGAATAGAAATCCCCCATGTTCTCAATGTTTGGTTGATTTATATCACCTGTCCATAGATGAACCGGACCATGTGGAACGCCCTCTACTGAGCCACCGCCAGGGTCAGGCGCATCCCCGGCACGATAAGGATTTCCAAGGAACAAAGTAGGAGTTTTTCCATTAGACACAAGTTGCCTATACATTATGGTGAGGTTGGTGGAGATTCTTCCATTGGAAATAGGATTGTCAAGATTGAAGTCAAAGTCCACAAGTGTTGGAGGTTGGTGATTCGCATTGCGAAGAGGGTCATAAAGAGGTGATTTGGGGTCTGCATAAATGGAAGGAAGTTGCATGCCCTTAGGAGCATCCCAGTTCCAAAATGGAAGGGCAAATGTTGGATCATTGATCAAGCTCCCCAAAATTCTCTCATAGAAATAGAGGAACCATCGGTGGTAGGGAAAGAAGAGCCAAGAGCTGTGCACTTGGAGCTCAAGGCCAGGGAACCCAACTTGGTCATATGAACCAGTGCAATAAGCGCAGTGCACGTTTGCTTGTTGCATGAAATTGCGTGGATCGTTAGCTGGGAGTTTTTTCATGAGGTCAATGGCTTTTTTGTATTTGGCTAGATAATTTTTGTCAACTAAATGTGCAGCTGGTCTTACACGCAAAGGTTTGTTAGAAGGAGGAAACTTGAAATCTATGATGGTGGATGAAAATGGGGGGCAACAATTTGTGGGTTCTGCACCTTCAGGTAGGTCTGGTGGACCACATGTGGTTAGGTCTGGAGGAGATATTGGCGCAGCAAATGCAAAAGGGTTGTTGTTAAGAGTAGCAGCACCACAAAGCCCTCCTAGGCCAAGTAGAATGTTCCTCCTTTGTTCTATATGAATATCTGGTTTTTCTCCTTTGTTTTGGTTTCCACTATTACATGTCACTCTAGGAGTGTGATGGTGTTTTGATTTTCTATATTTAGTGGATTGGGATTGTGAAAATGGATGCAGGGAAGAAGGGAGAGTGGTAGACTTGGAAGGAACATTATACGCTGCAGACACGAATGACTGAGGAGGGATAcatgccattttttttatcgTAAAAATTTAGACCTTTTTTACTCCTTTTATAAAGAACTCACGAAGAACTTTCTTTGAGTTTGCTCGTAGCAAATTTCTAACACGTGCAGAAACAGTTAAGTTCACAGTCACGGGATTCAAATTTGTAGATGATAGTAGTTGAATTTAAGATCAACGTGTGCAATTTAAACTCTAGTATTAATTTCTGTCTGATAAGTGATACCTACTTCATTGACATTTCCTTGGCACCCAATTAAAgtcaaaatatatacatatccAAATCAGGAAGGTTTACACTAACGCTCAAGTATGTAATATCGTTGAAAACCCTCACATGATGACTTGAGAGAATAGTATGCATTCATGAATTTAACTGCACCCTCCTTagaagttaaaaagtcttttgcACCATTAATTGCATGTGCTGAATGTAATTTTCTGTTGATTAATTAGAATCACGAtgtttaaattttctaaaatttacttttatcttGTAActtcttttgaatatttttttctctttctttttattgcaTCACATCTTATatctataatattattaattagagGTGCTCATAACATTTTTCCTTGGTTCCTCAGATGGGAAAACAGTGAAACtccagatttttttaattaggaagCCTGCGGATCTGGGAATTTACACCTTTTGTTATGAAGCAGTCTGTTATTTATTATCTCTGTATAAATTCTGTCATAGTTGGTTCGGTTCTTTGCCCATCAGAATTCGAAGGCCACATCCACAAATTAATTTTGGATTGGAGCTACCTGTTATTTGTTTGGTATACTACGATAATTATACAGTTATACAACCAATAATGAGTTTGGCTGGTGGATTTTCAtcatatctatctatctatgtaCAACCAAATAACATTTCCTTGTTCATTCACTACCGAGATATTTACTGAATATTGAATAATCTTTAATTTGATCTTCTCTGTTAGTTgtattaatgaaatattaatgTTAGGTCGTACCGTGTAAGTTGGTTCTCTGGTTGTGTGGTGCATCTGAAAGTTAGGATGAATAGTTGACTTGGTAAAATTGGTTGATGGTGTAATTGTTATCATTAACCCTCAAGAGTTGACTAGGTAATTGGTTGATGGTGTTATTGTTATCATTAACTCGAAGCtgttacaataaattttaatctgtTTATGAATCCAACCAATGCTAACATAATACATActcttcaaattttataattttcaagaaaaaaattattaacacttAATTATGTGTTATGTAAAGATTAACATAgactaatgataaaaaatacctAATAATTTTGTGTCTATGATTTATTTTGTATAGTGGCATGGTTATGGGTCAGTGCTTCTTCTATAGGTATGGGACAGAAGTTAATTTATTGCCATGTCCGATTTCAGTTGCATGATGTCATTTTGCGCACTTTAGCACTATTTCCGAGGATGAGGAGCCAATTGTGTTGGATGGGTGGTTGCAGTTGATGTGGTTAGAACTAAAAAACTGATTAATATATGGTGAGATTGTGTTGatgttttgttaattaattgttattatacTATGTTCTATATCTCTCTTTTGATTACTTGGTAGAGACAATGTTTGCACCAAAATCTCTTAGTATTCTATCAGGAGTTAAGGATAGAGATTGCAACATAAATTATGGAAATAAATGGGAGAAATTAAGcaaataaaagtgttttaaaGCGTgggaagagaaaaaggaagaatgATTTAGATGCTAGATGTTAAATACTCGAATTAGATTTGCAGTAGAAGAACTTGACATACAAGCTACTACTTAATTTCTggctacctttttttttctttacttgatttttggaattatatatatatatatatatatatatatatatatatatatatatatatatatatatatatatatgaaattaatttacatCCTTGAccaattattacattattttataacttatcAATTATACtactcttataaaaaaaagtataatcttTTTagattctatttttgttttcgaACACTTAAATAAAGGCAACATAAAGTTACaaaagtttcttaatttttttttacgaaatCTCACAAATtgatataaactaaaataactactaattttatttttatgtctttacAAAGTTTTCAAAGTCTAAAGTCAAGTGAGCTTCAGTGCGGAGTCTGCGGACTTTATGTGTGCGATTTTATTATTGTACGTCCTTATTGGAAGTGTGTCCAAACTCCAAACATACACAACAAAATTGAAAAGCAAAGTTATGAATATAAGTTTTTGCATAAAACATGACTTTGACGTGATTTTGATAGATTAATAGAGTCGTACACGTGCTAATTAAGTGTGGGTttgataataattgattttgagtttagaattagttttaaataaatttttacatatttaattttatgtttataaatattttagaattagaattaatttttagtttgataaattttgagaaatttttatgttgggttaaaaaaattatattaaattttaattttaaattgattttatgataaaaacattcaaatataaattatattatttttaagttaatttattcaaaattaaatttgtcaacCAGCTAATCGAAACACACATTGAGTAATTGGTATCAATCTATAGAACCATGTGTCAAGATGATCCATTTcgatcatttttattattatttcaaactATTTGTGGTTTTGCAAtactaaacaaattatttattacctTTTTCCAGttttatcctttttctttttattatgctaatatcttgtttttaagaaatgaaataatatttcagGAAAAGggtaatttaatttgatattatat is a window encoding:
- the LOC100792012 gene encoding polyphenol oxidase, chloroplastic gives rise to the protein MACIPPQSFVSAAYNVPSKSTTLPSSLHPFSQSQSTKYRKSKHHHTPRVTCNSGNQNKGEKPDIHIEQRRNILLGLGGLCGAATLNNNPFAFAAPISPPDLTTCGPPDLPEGAEPTNCCPPFSSTIIDFKFPPSNKPLRVRPAAHLVDKNYLAKYKKAIDLMKKLPANDPRNFMQQANVHCAYCTGSYDQVGFPGLELQVHSSWLFFPYHRWFLYFYERILGSLINDPTFALPFWNWDAPKGMQLPSIYADPKSPLYDPLRNANHQPPTLVDFDFNLDNPISNGRISTNLTIMYRQLVSNGKTPTLFLGNPYRAGDAPDPGGGSVEGVPHGPVHLWTGDINQPNIENMGDFYSAARDPIFYSHHSNVDRMWSIWKTLGGKRRDFTDSDWLESGLLFYDENKNLVRVKVKDCLDTRKLGYVYQDVEIPWLKSKPSPRRSRVQKVALGPHFNTGVARAAETSRNVQFPLVLDSVVSIVVKRPKKSRSKKEKEEEEEVLVIEGVEYDSNIPVKFDVLINDEDDKQIQPEDSEYAGSFVTVPHSHKHKNKKIITCLRLGLTDLLEELEAEDDDSVVVTLVPRYGKGRVQIGGIKIDLVAD